Part of the Kordiimonas pumila genome is shown below.
CAGGCGCCGGTGCAGGCACTATCGCCGATAGAGCCAAACTCAAGATAAAAGCCTACTAAAAGAATAAAGCTTAAAAAAATCAGGCTAAAGATAAAGCGGATCGTTAAAAAAGACCTGCCACGGGCGCGCTTGCGTTTTTGAATAAAAATATTTTCTGACATGGCTGCACTATGGTCTGTTCACCTGTAACAATCAAGGCGGTCTGGTTATCCTATTAGCATGATAATTGATATTTTTTTATGAGATGCCTTAACTGGTCATATCCAAGGCCCATGTTTTTTGCTGCGAGCCGTTTGTTATACCGGGTGGTTTTGAGCGCATGGTCTAAAAGGCGGCGCTCCAGAGCTTCCACTTCTGCGCGGTAATCAAAAGGCACCGTTGGCAGTAAAGCTTCGGTGTGTGAAGCCTGATCAGTAGAAACGGTGGCGGAAAGGTTTGTGGGTGCACTGTTTTTGGCTGCAGGGCGAAAGGGGCTGTCAAAGGGGTCAAAGATAATATTATTAATGGGCTCTTCGCCGTCCCAGGCTTGATAGATTGCCCGTTCCACAACATTTTTTAGTTCCCGAATGTTGCCGGGCCAAGCATAATTTTCCATGGCCTCCATTGCGGTATTTGTAAAACCCGGGAAGTGTAACCACTCCAGTTCACTGGCCATTGCCGCACCAAAGTGGTTTGCGAGCACAGGGATATCTTCAGGGCGTTCCCTGAGGGGTGGAACGGTGATGACATCAAAGGCAAGCCGGTCAAGCAGGTCGTGCCGAAATTCGCCGCTGTCGGCCGCGGAGGGTAGGTCAATATTGGTTGCAGCAACAACGCGGACATTCACCTGGATAGTTTCTGTGCCGCCAACCCTTTCAAATTCACCATATTCAATAACACGTAAAAGCTTTTCCTGTGCTGCCATACTCATTGTGCCAATTTCATCGAGAAATAGCGTGCCCTGATCTGCGGCTTCAAAACGGCCCGCCCTCTGCCCTCGCGCGCCAGTAAAGGCGCCCTGTTCATACCCAAACAATTCGCTTTCCAGTAGGGTGGTAGTAAGAGCAGCACAGTTTAACTTTTGATAGGTGTTTTCCCAGCGATTAGACAGAAAGTGTAGGCGTGCTGCGATCATTTCCTTGCCAGTGCCACGCTCACCAATCACAAGCATCGGGCGGTCCAAAGGCGCAGCGCGGCTTACTTGGTCAATCATGTCTAGAAACGTTGGTGATGATCCTATAATTTGGTCCATAAAATTTCCGATAAATAGAAATATATTCGATTTAATGAAATTATTTACAAGAAATTTAAATGTTATCAAGGGGCAAAAAATAAAATCTTTTAAAATCAATAGGTTATTTTTTTCTTAAAACTGGCACGGCACATGCAATTATATGTGGGTCAGCACAAAACGACTGACAAAACGACAGCAAAAATAAGAACCGAAGGAATACGAAAATGACGATCCAGTTACAGCAATCAGCTTTTGAAATAAGAGGTACCAATACCCGCTCAGTGGAAAGCCTGATCTTTGGTGGGGTCCCTGATGCGCTTGTTAAAAGGCCAGTCAGTGACAGTCTGCGCCGCTTACGCCGCCAGTCACGTCGTCGTCGGGCCCTTTAGGTTCAACTGACGGCCCGGTTCACCTATGTGACCGGGCCTCATCTGACGCTCATCAGTGTCACCACAAGAAGTGAAGATGGCGTCAGGTACGATAAGTATAGTCCTTAAAAAGTGGCATAAGCCCGAGGACGAAGCGAGGATAATTAAGAAAGGAATACAAAATGGGTGTTTTCTCCCGTCTAACAGACATTATAAATTCAAACATCAATGCTATCTTGGATAGGGCTGAAGACCCTGAAAAAATCATTCGAATGGTTATTCAGGAAATGGAAGACACTCTTGTTGAGGTGCGCTCAACTGCGGCTAAATCCATTGCGGACCAAAAAGACTTGGAGCGCCGCCTGTCAAAGATCGTTAAAGCCCAGTCTGACTGGGAAGCAAAAGCAGAGCTGGCTATTTCTAAAGGCCGCGATGATCTTGCAAAAGGCGCGCTTATAGAGAAATCAAAAGTTGCCGAAATGGCGGCTCAGTTGCAGGAAGAACTCTATCTACTGGCTGAAGCTCTGAAACGGAGTGAAGAAGATGTCATCAAGCTTGATGCTAAGCTTCGCGAGGCTCGTGCCAAAAAGGTAGTCATGCAAGCACGCCACAAAACCGCCTCTGCGCAGGTTAGAGTTAAAAGAAACCTGTATGACAACCGCATTCAGGATGCTTTCGACAGGTTTGATAAAGTAGACTCGCGCCTTGACCGTATGGAAGCAGAAGCAGAGGTTTACGACCTTGGCAGAGGCCAAACGCTTGCCGAGGAAATTGTTGGTCTTGAAGCTGGCGAAGAAATAGAAAAAGAACTGGCGGCTTTGAAAGCAAAAAATTCAGGTGCAGGCAAGCCAGAGGCTGTAAAGAAAAAAGCCGGGTCTAAGTAAGTCAGGGCAGATTAAATAAAAGGAATACTAAAATGGAAGCACTAGTGCCTATGGGCATACTCTTTGTGATCCTGCCCTGGATCCTGTTTCACTATATTACAAAGTGGAAAGAGATGAAGGGCTTCACACCAGAGGATGAAGCAACCCTTACGGATCTAAGAAAGTCGGCTGAACGGCTAGAAGATCGCCTTCGTACGGTGGAGCGCATTCTTGATAGCGAAGTGCCTGATTGGAGGAGCCGTCATCATGACCTTTAAAAAAAGCCCAACACGTCTGTATAAAAACCCTGAACGCGCTAAAATTATGGGTGTTTGTGCTGGTTTAGCCGACTATCTGGATATGAATGTCACCCTTGTGAGGGTTTTGGTAGTGATCGGCGCTTTTATGACCGGTATCTTCATGTTTATCATTGGATATATAATTTTGGGGATGGTGTTAGAGAGCAAGCCGCTTGATTTATATGCAGATGAGCAAGACGAGCAGTTTTGGAAGCAAACACGTAACGCCCCAGACTATACCGCGGCAGAACTGCGGAAAAGGTTTCGGGATATAGAACGCAGAACAGCCGACATGGAAGCCTATGTCACGAGCAAGAAGTTTCGGCTTGAACGCGAATTGAAAGCCTTGGAAGAATAATAATACAACTTTAGGGTGTTTATGGAAGATTATTCTTGACTAAAAAGTCAGGAATAATCTTCCGAAACCCGCATAAACCTTAGTATTAAGCGTTTTTTGTGCGTGTTATTTTTTGCTATTTTTGGTGGTAATGATTGTAGGGCGATGTTATGGTCCGCCTCGAAATAAGCTCTTCAGTGCAAAGAGGCTGTCATGAATGTAGTATATTTCGGGCAGCATAGAATGGATTTTGCTACTGAAAGCGTACCAAGTTTGCTTTTAATGTCCTCCCAAGGGATTTGAAAGCATGGGGCAAGGATGTGCCAATCCTTGCCCCTTTTTATTGTTATTTCACGTCAAGAGCTGCAAGGCGCGCTTCTTCTTCAATCAGGGCACCAGCATAAGCTTTACGGCCCCATATATAAAAGCCAAGACATAGTGGCACTGTAATGGCTGCAAGCAGCACCAAAGAATAGTTCAGCAGCATCTCATCACCAAAAACAGAATCCGTGAAAAACCCCAAAAGGTAAGGCCCTGCGCCGTAGCCAATAATGCTTGTACACAGTACATACATGGAAATTATTTGCCCGCGCATTCTATTGGGGGTGATAAGCTGCAGGCAGGCAAACGCAACACCGGAAGGCAAATTCAGGAAGACTGTGTTGATAGAAATTAAAACCCAGACCGTATTTATATCATCGATAAAAGGGTATGTGAGCGAGGGTATGGCAAAACCCAGAGGGGCTACCATTAAAGCAATAATATGGCCGTCTTTTCTGCCCATTCGGTAAAGCTTATCAGCAAGCCACCCGCCTAAAAGTAACCCTGCGGGGCCTGCAATAAGCGATATGGTACCAAATTTCATCCCTACTTCAGCGGGGCTAAGGCTGTGGTACCTATGAAAATATAAAGCCAGAAAGATGATGGTGCCAAAGCCCAGAGCAGCGTTTAGGGAAACGCCGATGCAAATGCCAGCGTAAGCTTTGAACTGTTTCTTAACATGGTGGACAACTTCCTTGACCGGGATGCTGGAGGCTGGGCCGGAAAGGCCTTTTCTAACAGGTTCTTTTATGGTGAAGAGCAGCAAGGTTAACAGAATACCGGGCAAGCCTACCATGAGGAATGTTTTCTGCCAGCCACCCATAAGGCCGTATCCGGGGATTTCAATATCCGGCAGGCTCTCAGCAATTTCGATGACTTTACCACCCACTATAAAGGCAAGGGCAGACCCAACAGGGATGCCCATAGAATATACAGAAAGTGCTGTTGCCAGCCGTTCTTTCGGGAAACTGTCAGCCAGTATGGAGTTTGCGGCGGGCGCAAGGGTGGCTTCGCCTATACCCACACCGATCCGCATCAGAAACAGGTGGCTAAAGCTGCGGGCAAGGGCGGAGGCAGCTGTCATGATGCTCCAGACGAGCAAGCCAACGGCGATTAGCCCTCTGCGGCTGCGGCTATCAGCAATGCGGGCACACACAAGGCCAAATAGCGTATAAAATATAGCAAAGGCAAAGCCGGTTAAAAGGCCAAACTGGGTATCACTAATGCCAAAATCTTCTTTAATGGCGTGGCCAAGTAGCCCTAGAATTTGCCTGTCGATAAAAGAAAAGGTGTAAACTACTAGTAATAAGATAACCATATACCAAGCATATGCTGGTTTTGGGTATGCCTCAGACTCTTTCACACCTGTTGCTTGTGGTGCTGCCGTTTTGGTTGCTTGTGTCATAAATCCCCCGATGAACCCCTTTTAGCCTTTAAAAGATTGGCCGATTCCGCTAGAGGTCAAGTAAATTGAATCGAAGCCGGTTTCGGTAAAGGTTATATCTGGAATAGTTTATGTCACTTGAAAATACAACACTTGTTGAAATTCAGGATACTTTCGAGTTTTTGGAAGACTGGGAAGAACGCTATAAATACATCATAGACTTGGGTAAAAAGCTACCGGCCCTTGCGGACGAGGAAATGACAGATACCTATAAAGTGCGGGGGTGCCAAAGTCAGGTGTGGCTTATCCCTGAA
Proteins encoded:
- the pspF gene encoding phage shock protein operon transcriptional activator — its product is MDQIIGSSPTFLDMIDQVSRAAPLDRPMLVIGERGTGKEMIAARLHFLSNRWENTYQKLNCAALTTTLLESELFGYEQGAFTGARGQRAGRFEAADQGTLFLDEIGTMSMAAQEKLLRVIEYGEFERVGGTETIQVNVRVVAATNIDLPSAADSGEFRHDLLDRLAFDVITVPPLRERPEDIPVLANHFGAAMASELEWLHFPGFTNTAMEAMENYAWPGNIRELKNVVERAIYQAWDGEEPINNIIFDPFDSPFRPAAKNSAPTNLSATVSTDQASHTEALLPTVPFDYRAEVEALERRLLDHALKTTRYNKRLAAKNMGLGYDQLRHLIKKYQLSC
- the pspA gene encoding phage shock protein PspA, whose protein sequence is MGVFSRLTDIINSNINAILDRAEDPEKIIRMVIQEMEDTLVEVRSTAAKSIADQKDLERRLSKIVKAQSDWEAKAELAISKGRDDLAKGALIEKSKVAEMAAQLQEELYLLAEALKRSEEDVIKLDAKLREARAKKVVMQARHKTASAQVRVKRNLYDNRIQDAFDRFDKVDSRLDRMEAEAEVYDLGRGQTLAEEIVGLEAGEEIEKELAALKAKNSGAGKPEAVKKKAGSK
- the pspB gene encoding envelope stress response membrane protein PspB, yielding MEALVPMGILFVILPWILFHYITKWKEMKGFTPEDEATLTDLRKSAERLEDRLRTVERILDSEVPDWRSRHHDL
- the pspC gene encoding envelope stress response membrane protein PspC, which gives rise to MTFKKSPTRLYKNPERAKIMGVCAGLADYLDMNVTLVRVLVVIGAFMTGIFMFIIGYIILGMVLESKPLDLYADEQDEQFWKQTRNAPDYTAAELRKRFRDIERRTADMEAYVTSKKFRLERELKALEE
- a CDS encoding spinster family MFS transporter; this translates as MGGFMTQATKTAAPQATGVKESEAYPKPAYAWYMVILLLVVYTFSFIDRQILGLLGHAIKEDFGISDTQFGLLTGFAFAIFYTLFGLVCARIADSRSRRGLIAVGLLVWSIMTAASALARSFSHLFLMRIGVGIGEATLAPAANSILADSFPKERLATALSVYSMGIPVGSALAFIVGGKVIEIAESLPDIEIPGYGLMGGWQKTFLMVGLPGILLTLLLFTIKEPVRKGLSGPASSIPVKEVVHHVKKQFKAYAGICIGVSLNAALGFGTIIFLALYFHRYHSLSPAEVGMKFGTISLIAGPAGLLLGGWLADKLYRMGRKDGHIIALMVAPLGFAIPSLTYPFIDDINTVWVLISINTVFLNLPSGVAFACLQLITPNRMRGQIISMYVLCTSIIGYGAGPYLLGFFTDSVFGDEMLLNYSLVLLAAITVPLCLGFYIWGRKAYAGALIEEEARLAALDVK